From the Natrarchaeobaculum aegyptiacum genome, one window contains:
- a CDS encoding LLM class flavin-dependent oxidoreductase, whose protein sequence is MTITDTRTVDLGYSITSGRPADRTADQHVEDVLDTTRAATDAGFEYVQAGDHHVVGRGYLQNVPISARLSSVTDRVATLFLLPLYHPVHLAEQAGTIAAMTDEFDLWCALGYRDASFEAFGIPKAERVPRFEESLEIVRRLWDDDAVTYDGEFYQLEEVSVAPTASPRICIGGSAKPAVERAARLGDTWVATPSETEDDLRRKIEWYRNAGGDTVIARRDALVLENGEAAREQARALLESNYRGWPDDAEWPLVGDPESVAKDIETLTALGVDEIVVRPMDRRYATETVEGVAGARDSLD, encoded by the coding sequence ATGACGATTACCGACACCCGCACGGTCGACCTCGGCTACTCGATCACCTCGGGACGGCCGGCCGATCGGACGGCCGATCAACACGTCGAAGACGTCCTCGACACCACCCGGGCGGCGACCGACGCGGGGTTCGAGTACGTCCAGGCCGGTGACCACCACGTCGTCGGACGCGGTTACCTGCAGAACGTTCCGATTTCGGCTCGCCTCTCGAGCGTGACCGATCGCGTCGCGACGCTGTTTCTGTTACCGCTGTACCATCCCGTTCACCTGGCCGAGCAGGCAGGAACGATCGCGGCGATGACCGACGAGTTCGACCTCTGGTGTGCGCTTGGCTACCGGGACGCCTCCTTCGAGGCCTTCGGGATTCCGAAAGCCGAGCGCGTTCCCCGGTTCGAGGAATCACTCGAAATCGTCCGCCGACTGTGGGACGACGACGCCGTCACCTACGACGGCGAGTTCTACCAGCTCGAGGAGGTCTCCGTTGCACCGACGGCCAGCCCCCGGATCTGCATCGGCGGCAGTGCAAAGCCCGCAGTCGAGCGTGCGGCGCGCCTCGGCGATACCTGGGTCGCGACCCCATCGGAAACCGAGGACGACCTCCGCCGAAAAATCGAGTGGTACCGGAACGCCGGCGGTGACACCGTCATCGCCCGTCGCGACGCACTCGTCCTCGAGAACGGTGAGGCGGCCCGGGAGCAGGCGAGAGCGCTTCTGGAGTCGAATTACCGGGGCTGGCCGGACGACGCGGAGTGGCCGCTCGTCGGAGATCCCGAATCCGTGGCCAAGGACATCGAGACTCTCACAGCCCTCGGCGTCGACGAGATCGTCGTCCGGCCGATGGATCGGCGCTACGCCACCGAGACCGTCGAGGGCGTCGCCGGTGCACGCGACTCGCTGGACTGA
- a CDS encoding 2-keto-4-pentenoate hydratase translates to MSLEDDTRDRLADSLYDALQTGEPIDRLSDAHDLTIEDAYAVQSAFVDRRIADGATVEGHKIGLTSDGIQEQLGVSEPDFGRLLDTMYVDGRSIPAADLIAPRVEPEIGFVLADDLEPPVTAFDVLSATEFVLPVLEIIDSRIRDWDIGIEDTIADNASSALYLTGETRCDPDGLDLSLEGVKLYRNGDLAASGVGAAVLENPANAVAWLANTLEEVGGSLEAGHLVLSGSLTPAVDVESGDSITVEFTSIGSLVGHVG, encoded by the coding sequence ATGTCACTCGAGGACGACACCCGAGATCGACTCGCTGATTCACTGTACGACGCGTTGCAGACGGGCGAGCCGATCGACCGACTCTCGGACGCTCACGACCTGACCATCGAGGATGCCTACGCGGTACAGTCTGCGTTCGTCGACCGCCGTATCGCCGACGGCGCGACCGTCGAGGGACACAAGATCGGGCTCACGAGCGATGGTATCCAGGAGCAACTGGGCGTCTCAGAACCCGACTTCGGCCGCCTCCTCGACACGATGTACGTCGACGGACGTTCGATCCCCGCCGCCGACCTCATCGCCCCGCGCGTCGAACCCGAGATCGGGTTCGTCCTCGCGGACGACCTCGAGCCGCCGGTCACCGCCTTCGACGTGCTGTCGGCGACCGAATTCGTGCTGCCCGTGCTCGAGATCATCGACAGCCGGATCCGCGACTGGGACATCGGAATCGAGGATACGATCGCCGACAACGCCTCCTCGGCACTGTACCTCACCGGCGAGACGCGCTGTGACCCCGACGGACTCGACCTCTCGCTCGAGGGCGTGAAACTGTACCGCAACGGCGACCTGGCGGCCTCTGGCGTCGGAGCGGCAGTACTCGAGAATCCTGCCAACGCCGTTGCCTGGCTCGCGAACACGCTCGAGGAGGTCGGTGGCTCGCTCGAGGCCGGTCACCTCGTCCTGAGCGGGTCGCTGACACCAGCGGTCGACGTCGAATCGGGCGATTCGATCACGGTGGAGTTTACGTCGATCGGATCGCTCGTCGGGCACGTCGGCTGA
- a CDS encoding IclR family transcriptional regulator — protein sequence MTKEANHPVRTTEKSLLIVEKLRELDGARIYQLEEDLEMTKGAIHNHLSTLRKHGYVVKNGNEYALSLQFLTLGGYVRSNYLIYEHGRPKANTLADDTGMLVNLATEENGQSVYLYQARGEYAVNLDTQLGHRLRLHNIGIGKAIMAYLSDERVDEILDQWGLPAETENTITDRDRLFEELETVREQEYATDLEERTEGLCCIAAPIRPDNEILGAISVSTPTSRLGDRGFDDDLIGQVKSTANQIALDIKYR from the coding sequence ATGACAAAAGAAGCGAATCACCCGGTGCGCACGACCGAAAAGTCGTTGCTGATCGTCGAGAAACTCAGGGAACTCGACGGTGCCCGGATCTACCAGCTCGAGGAGGATCTCGAGATGACCAAGGGGGCGATCCACAACCACCTGAGTACGCTTCGCAAGCACGGATACGTCGTCAAAAACGGCAACGAGTACGCCCTCAGTTTGCAATTTCTGACCCTCGGCGGCTACGTTCGAAGCAACTACCTCATCTACGAACACGGTCGTCCGAAGGCGAACACGCTCGCCGACGACACGGGGATGCTGGTGAACCTCGCGACCGAAGAGAACGGCCAGAGCGTCTACCTCTACCAGGCTCGAGGCGAGTATGCCGTCAATTTGGATACCCAGCTCGGTCATCGACTCCGTCTGCATAACATCGGGATCGGGAAGGCGATCATGGCGTATCTCTCCGACGAACGAGTCGACGAGATCTTAGACCAGTGGGGACTCCCAGCAGAGACCGAAAACACGATCACCGACCGCGACCGCCTCTTCGAGGAACTCGAGACCGTTCGCGAACAGGAGTACGCGACAGACCTCGAAGAACGGACCGAGGGGCTGTGCTGTATCGCAGCGCCGATCCGGCCGGACAACGAGATTCTCGGCGCGATCAGCGTCTCGACGCCGACCAGTAGACTCGGTGACCGGGGGTTCGACGACGACCTGATCGGCCAGGTCAAGAGTACGGCCAACCAGATCGCACTCGACATCAAGTACCGCTAA
- a CDS encoding 2-keto-4-pentenoate hydratase has protein sequence MSLPEDTLDEFAETLYNAQVNSDPVPPISDEEELTTADAYDVQAGVVDRLLGDDGAIAGHKLGLVSEAKQEQLGIDEPIFGYVPDDTILEGPMIPTEELIAPRLEAEIGLILGEDLEPPVSPTDVLVATRAVVPVIEILESRFQGWTIPSAQDVIADQTSAGRVFVGESLRDVTDVDLAMESVVISVNGEVEETGTGADIMGHPARAVAWLANRLEDRDDRLEAGELVMTGGINAAIDIEPGDVYHAKFGSIGDIELRAE, from the coding sequence ATGAGCCTCCCCGAGGACACACTTGACGAATTCGCCGAAACGCTGTACAACGCACAGGTCAACTCCGATCCCGTGCCGCCGATATCTGACGAGGAGGAACTGACCACCGCCGATGCCTACGACGTACAGGCCGGCGTCGTCGATCGACTCCTCGGCGACGACGGCGCGATCGCCGGCCACAAACTCGGTCTCGTCAGCGAGGCCAAGCAAGAACAGCTCGGCATCGACGAACCGATCTTCGGCTACGTCCCCGACGACACCATTCTCGAGGGGCCGATGATTCCGACCGAGGAGCTGATCGCCCCCCGACTCGAGGCCGAAATCGGTCTCATCCTCGGCGAAGACCTCGAGCCGCCGGTCTCACCGACGGACGTCCTCGTGGCGACTCGCGCTGTCGTCCCGGTGATCGAAATCCTCGAGAGTCGGTTTCAGGGCTGGACGATTCCCTCCGCACAGGACGTCATCGCCGACCAGACCTCAGCCGGTCGCGTCTTCGTCGGTGAATCCCTGCGCGACGTGACCGACGTCGACCTCGCGATGGAGAGCGTCGTCATCTCGGTCAACGGCGAGGTCGAAGAGACAGGCACCGGGGCCGACATCATGGGCCACCCCGCACGGGCCGTCGCCTGGCTGGCGAACCGACTCGAGGACCGTGACGACCGGCTCGAGGCCGGCGAACTGGTCATGACCGGCGGCATCAACGCGGCCATCGACATCGAACCGGGTGACGTCTACCACGCCAAATTCGGTTCGATCGGCGATATCGAACTGCGCGCCGAGTGA
- a CDS encoding VOC family protein, producing the protein MITNSPLAKLGHVATHTPDLEESLWFFEEVLGLHLVERDGSTAYLRGQRDWDHHTLKVIESGQKGVDHIAFRTRSAEALSELTEQFESEGTDVTYVDGDEEVGHGDAIRVEKFGHPYEFYYDVDQPDAPEGQRSGLKNRIYSESVANRIAPRRIDHVHVQDENETARAHAAWLEEELGFRLNERYRGDDGELWGWWFAVTALPHDIAIHREPAGEPSGFHHLSYHLDSLQDLWTAADILSEHGIEPDGGPGRHAITRADFLYVSDPASDFRIEFFAGPGYLNFEPDWDPIEWSADEIGGETNHQWVGEGPSWDGIGYASE; encoded by the coding sequence ATGATCACGAACTCACCACTCGCCAAACTCGGACACGTTGCGACGCACACGCCCGACCTCGAGGAATCGCTCTGGTTCTTCGAGGAGGTACTCGGGTTGCACCTCGTCGAACGAGACGGTTCGACGGCCTATCTGCGCGGCCAGCGCGACTGGGACCATCACACCCTGAAGGTGATCGAATCCGGCCAGAAAGGCGTCGACCACATCGCTTTCCGCACGCGAAGCGCCGAGGCACTCTCGGAGCTGACCGAGCAGTTCGAATCGGAGGGAACCGACGTCACCTACGTCGACGGTGACGAGGAGGTCGGCCACGGCGACGCCATTCGCGTCGAGAAATTCGGCCATCCCTACGAATTCTACTACGATGTCGACCAGCCCGACGCGCCGGAGGGCCAGCGATCCGGGCTCAAGAACCGCATCTACAGCGAGTCCGTCGCGAACCGGATCGCCCCGCGCCGAATCGACCACGTCCACGTCCAGGACGAAAACGAGACCGCCAGGGCCCACGCCGCCTGGCTCGAGGAGGAACTGGGCTTTCGCCTCAACGAGCGCTACCGTGGCGACGACGGCGAACTCTGGGGCTGGTGGTTCGCGGTCACGGCCCTTCCCCACGACATCGCCATCCACCGCGAGCCCGCGGGCGAACCCTCCGGGTTCCACCACCTCTCGTACCACCTCGACAGCCTGCAGGACCTCTGGACCGCCGCCGACATCCTGAGCGAACACGGGATCGAACCCGACGGTGGACCGGGACGTCACGCGATCACGCGTGCCGACTTCCTCTACGTCTCCGACCCGGCCAGCGACTTTCGGATCGAGTTCTTCGCGGGGCCGGGCTACCTCAACTTCGAACCTGACTGGGACCCCATCGAGTGGAGCGCAGACGAGATCGGCGGCGAAACTAACCACCAGTGGGTCGGCGAAGGTCCCTCCTGGGACGGGATCGGATACGCCAGCGAGTAA
- a CDS encoding amidohydrolase family protein: protein MKIDAFTHVLTESFYETLLEEYEFQGLSGSPSFLWDIEQRLADMDEFGIDKQVLTIALPPLWQGMDDETALELTKLANDEIRAITDEHPDRFIPVGTIPKVSEEFMAEFDRCVDDLDMVGIQIFSNIDGEPLDRPQFDPLFAKADETDTPLWLHPQLHEWYDWASEYMDHRLFGWPFDTTLALSRLVFGGVTQKHDFDLVAHHGGGMIPYYEGRINGFYETRQQYPENYADTDLPDLEQPVSDYFAEFYTDACLGASVAAHEVAYDFFGDTLLYGTDYPFGPGRGRAGIENGIAAVEAMDVDDDDREAIYAGNLLDLLE, encoded by the coding sequence ATGAAAATCGACGCCTTCACCCACGTACTGACCGAATCGTTCTACGAGACATTACTCGAGGAGTACGAATTCCAGGGGCTGAGCGGGTCGCCGTCGTTTCTCTGGGACATCGAACAGCGACTGGCCGACATGGACGAGTTCGGCATCGACAAGCAGGTGCTGACGATCGCTCTCCCGCCGCTGTGGCAGGGGATGGACGACGAGACCGCACTCGAGTTGACGAAACTCGCCAACGACGAGATCCGGGCGATCACCGACGAGCATCCGGACCGATTCATCCCCGTCGGAACCATCCCGAAGGTTAGCGAGGAGTTCATGGCCGAGTTCGACCGCTGCGTCGACGACCTCGACATGGTCGGCATCCAGATCTTCTCGAACATCGACGGGGAGCCGCTCGACCGACCGCAGTTCGACCCGCTGTTCGCGAAAGCCGACGAGACCGACACGCCGCTGTGGCTCCACCCACAGCTCCACGAGTGGTACGACTGGGCCAGTGAGTACATGGACCACCGGCTCTTTGGCTGGCCGTTCGATACAACCCTCGCGCTCTCGCGACTCGTCTTCGGCGGCGTCACCCAGAAACACGACTTCGACCTCGTCGCCCACCACGGCGGTGGGATGATTCCGTACTACGAGGGCCGTATCAACGGGTTCTACGAGACTCGCCAGCAGTACCCCGAAAACTACGCCGACACCGACCTCCCCGACCTCGAGCAGCCGGTCAGCGACTACTTCGCGGAGTTCTACACCGACGCCTGCCTCGGTGCCTCTGTCGCCGCCCACGAGGTCGCCTACGACTTCTTCGGTGACACGCTCCTCTACGGCACCGACTACCCCTTCGGCCCCGGCCGCGGTCGCGCCGGCATCGAAAACGGCATCGCCGCAGTGGAGGCAATGGATGTCGACGACGATGATCGCGAGGCAATCTACGCCGGAAACCTGCTCGACCTGCTCGAGTAA
- a CDS encoding universal stress protein, with protein MAIIAAVDGGNGSTRVASTAHELAAGLGTGLVVVHVVTEAEAEDRMDRQTDYYLDDAVADAERVAERIAGDVVEGGFSVEAVGKLGEPTEKILEVAEAHDADYVVIGGRKRTPIGKALLGSVTQSVHLSSDRPVVTVMEPEPED; from the coding sequence ATGGCAATCATCGCCGCAGTCGACGGAGGCAACGGATCGACGCGCGTCGCGTCGACAGCCCACGAACTGGCCGCCGGCCTCGGGACGGGTCTCGTGGTCGTCCACGTCGTCACGGAAGCGGAGGCCGAAGATCGGATGGACCGACAGACGGACTACTACCTCGACGACGCAGTCGCGGATGCAGAGCGCGTCGCCGAGCGGATCGCAGGAGACGTCGTCGAGGGCGGGTTCTCCGTGGAAGCGGTCGGGAAACTGGGCGAACCAACCGAGAAGATCCTCGAGGTCGCCGAGGCCCACGACGCAGACTACGTCGTGATCGGCGGGCGAAAGCGGACGCCGATCGGCAAGGCGCTGCTCGGGAGCGTCACCCAGTCGGTGCACCTCTCGTCGGATCGGCCGGTCGTGACGGTGATGGAACCCGAGCCGGAAGACTGA
- a CDS encoding VOC family protein: protein MDVLHTAIWVSDIEETLEFYVDTLGLEKTNEFVSGDGATNVYVAGDDDVELQFKCDPDREVPEPAGIDHIALTVEDTDAMVDRLVEETDCSLERGPLDSEGASARVAFLEGPDGYGLELVEPFE from the coding sequence ATGGACGTACTCCACACCGCCATCTGGGTTTCGGACATCGAAGAAACGCTCGAGTTCTACGTCGACACGCTCGGCCTCGAGAAGACCAACGAGTTCGTGAGTGGCGACGGCGCGACCAACGTTTACGTCGCCGGCGACGACGACGTCGAGTTACAGTTCAAGTGCGACCCCGACCGCGAGGTCCCGGAACCGGCCGGCATCGACCACATCGCCCTCACGGTCGAGGACACCGACGCGATGGTCGACCGTCTCGTCGAAGAGACCGACTGCAGCCTCGAGCGTGGCCCCCTCGACTCGGAGGGAGCCAGCGCCCGCGTCGCGTTCCTCGAGGGCCCCGACGGGTACGGGCTCGAACTCGTCGAACCGTTCGAGTGA
- the dmpG gene encoding 4-hydroxy-2-oxovalerate aldolase, whose product MTDSDVRLIDMTLRDGMHAVDHQFTPEQMADVASALDEANMDVVEVSHGDGMGGSSINYGFAAADTEAYLDAVVPELTDTRLSVLLLPGIGTVEELDLAVEKGADMCRIATHVTEADVSAEHFEFVEERGLEANGLLMLSHMASPETVLEQAKLMEEYGAEAVYVMDSAGAMLPQDVRERVGLLSEELSIDVGFHAHNNLGLGIGNTLAGIEAGATTVDGCLRGLGAGSGNAQMEVLVGVLEKAGYDVSPDFFGVMDAAEDVLLPMLTDDTMPELDNDSLVLGYAGVYSSFLRHTRRVGEQFDLDPREILVELGDMGVVGGQEDMITDVAARMAGDDKAATADSEADD is encoded by the coding sequence ATGACTGACAGCGATGTGCGCCTGATCGACATGACCCTGCGCGACGGCATGCATGCCGTCGACCACCAGTTCACCCCCGAACAGATGGCCGACGTCGCCAGCGCGCTCGACGAGGCGAACATGGACGTCGTCGAAGTCTCCCACGGCGACGGCATGGGCGGTTCCTCGATCAACTACGGCTTCGCCGCCGCCGACACCGAGGCGTACCTCGACGCCGTCGTTCCGGAACTCACCGACACCAGACTCTCCGTACTCCTGTTACCCGGCATCGGCACCGTCGAGGAACTCGACCTCGCCGTCGAGAAGGGTGCGGACATGTGCCGCATCGCCACCCACGTCACCGAAGCCGACGTCTCAGCCGAACACTTCGAGTTCGTCGAAGAACGCGGCCTCGAGGCCAACGGCCTCCTGATGCTCTCACACATGGCCTCGCCAGAGACCGTCTTAGAGCAGGCGAAGCTCATGGAAGAGTACGGCGCAGAGGCCGTCTACGTGATGGACTCGGCGGGTGCGATGCTCCCACAGGACGTTCGCGAGCGCGTGGGCCTCCTGTCGGAAGAGCTCTCGATCGACGTCGGCTTCCACGCTCACAACAACCTCGGACTGGGCATCGGCAACACCCTCGCGGGCATCGAGGCCGGCGCGACGACCGTCGACGGCTGTCTGCGCGGACTGGGTGCCGGCTCCGGCAACGCCCAGATGGAAGTGCTCGTCGGCGTCCTCGAGAAGGCCGGCTACGACGTCTCGCCCGACTTCTTCGGCGTGATGGACGCCGCCGAGGACGTCCTCCTGCCGATGCTGACTGATGACACGATGCCCGAACTCGACAACGATTCGCTCGTGCTCGGCTACGCCGGCGTCTACTCGTCGTTCCTGCGCCACACCCGCCGGGTCGGCGAGCAGTTCGACCTCGATCCGCGCGAGATCCTGGTCGAACTCGGCGATATGGGCGTCGTCGGCGGACAAGAGGACATGATCACCGACGTCGCCGCCCGGATGGCCGGCGACGACAAGGCCGCGACCGCCGACTCGGAAGCCGACGACTGA
- a CDS encoding acetaldehyde dehydrogenase (acetylating), which translates to MPLDAAIVGPGNIGTDLMYKILDRSETITLQRMIGIFPVEESDGLQAAVDEGIDVGTEGIDSVREHADEFDVVFEATTAGVHAQQAPVYEDLGLFAIDLTPAAVGPYTVPAVNAEDVIGTEDNINMVTCGGQATIPLVHAVDRVADVEYAEMISTISSESAGPGTRQNIDEFTQTTAAGLEQVGGADEAKAIIILNPAEPPILMRNTVYTTVPDTTDVDEVRDSVAEMEAEIQTYVPGYDVTLEPVVKDESDVGFELGDSIVITTMLEVEGEGQHLPPYAGNLDIMTSAALGAAERVEAHGLTATPVGGERDD; encoded by the coding sequence ATGCCGCTTGATGCAGCGATAGTGGGTCCTGGGAACATCGGGACCGACCTCATGTATAAGATCCTCGATAGAAGTGAGACGATCACCCTGCAGCGGATGATCGGCATCTTCCCCGTCGAGGAATCAGACGGCCTGCAGGCGGCCGTCGACGAAGGTATCGACGTCGGCACGGAGGGTATCGACAGCGTCCGTGAACACGCAGACGAGTTCGACGTCGTCTTCGAGGCGACGACCGCAGGTGTCCACGCACAGCAGGCACCGGTCTACGAGGACCTCGGACTGTTCGCGATCGATCTCACGCCCGCCGCGGTCGGCCCCTACACCGTCCCGGCGGTCAACGCCGAGGACGTGATCGGCACCGAAGACAACATCAACATGGTCACCTGCGGCGGCCAGGCGACGATCCCGCTCGTCCACGCGGTCGACCGCGTTGCCGATGTCGAGTACGCCGAGATGATCTCGACCATCTCTTCCGAAAGCGCCGGTCCGGGAACCCGCCAGAACATCGACGAGTTCACCCAGACCACCGCCGCCGGCCTCGAGCAGGTCGGCGGCGCTGACGAGGCCAAGGCGATCATCATCCTCAACCCTGCCGAACCACCGATCCTGATGCGTAACACCGTCTACACCACAGTACCCGACACCACGGACGTCGATGAGGTTCGCGACTCCGTCGCCGAGATGGAAGCCGAGATCCAGACCTACGTCCCCGGCTACGACGTCACCCTCGAGCCGGTCGTCAAGGACGAATCCGACGTGGGGTTCGAGCTGGGCGACTCCATCGTCATCACGACCATGCTCGAGGTCGAAGGTGAAGGCCAGCACCTCCCGCCGTACGCCGGCAACCTCGATATCATGACCAGCGCCGCACTGGGCGCCGCAGAGCGCGTCGAGGCCCACGGGCTCACCGCCACACCCGTCGGAGGTGAGCGCGATGACTGA